The following coding sequences lie in one Streptomyces venezuelae genomic window:
- the def gene encoding peptide deformylase, whose product MRHGTIPGASGRVRPLTLLGDPVLHAPCEEVTDFGPELARLVEDMFATMYAARGVGLAANQIGVGRRVFVYDCPDDEDVRHLGHVVNPRLVEADGVTVRGPEGCLSLPGLEAGTPRFDHAVVEGVDVRGEPVQVHGTGWFARCLQHECDHLDGGVYTDRVTGWRRRRVLRAAARAPWNS is encoded by the coding sequence ATGCGACACGGCACGATCCCGGGCGCCTCGGGGCGCGTACGACCTCTGACCCTGCTCGGCGACCCGGTGCTGCACGCGCCGTGCGAGGAGGTCACCGACTTCGGCCCCGAACTGGCGCGCCTCGTCGAGGACATGTTCGCGACGATGTACGCCGCACGGGGCGTGGGACTCGCCGCGAACCAGATCGGCGTGGGCCGCCGGGTGTTCGTCTACGACTGCCCGGACGACGAGGACGTCCGCCACCTCGGGCACGTGGTCAACCCGAGACTCGTCGAGGCGGACGGCGTGACGGTGCGCGGCCCCGAGGGCTGTCTCTCGCTGCCCGGACTCGAAGCGGGCACGCCGCGCTTCGACCACGCCGTCGTCGAGGGCGTCGACGTGCGGGGCGAGCCGGTCCAGGTGCACGGGACGGGCTGGTTCGCCCGCTGCCTCCAGCACGAGTGCGACCACCTCGACGGCGGCGTCTACACCGACCGCGTCACGGGCTGGCGGCGCCGCAGGGTGCTGCGGGCCGCGGCCAGGGCGCCCTGGAATTCCTGA
- a CDS encoding MurT ligase domain-containing protein: MSGNTDPLSPRAKLAVTAGKAAAAVSRAAGRGSGSVIGGKVALRLDPELLGRLATHLDVVLVSATNGKTTTTRLIAEALRASGPVVSNALGANMPAGITSALAGGSDARFGVIEVDEKYLAGVARDVDPKAIALLNLSRDQLDRAAETRMLAEKWREGLAGSKAVIIANADDPLVVWAASSSPNVVWVAAGQEWKDDAWSCPSCGGVMQRPGDDWFCGECGFRRPAPSWVLSGDHVLDPHGSAWPIHLQLPGRANKANAASSAAVAAVFGVPPQVALERMYQVQAVAGRYDVVQFQGRDLRLLLAKNPAGWLETFSLIDPPPTPVILSVNARGADGTDTSWLWDVDYTRLAGHPIFVLGDRKLDLAVRLEVAGLDFRVCESVDEAVQFAPPGRIETIANYTAFQDLRRRVGN, encoded by the coding sequence ATGTCAGGCAACACGGACCCGCTGTCGCCGCGGGCCAAGCTGGCCGTGACGGCGGGCAAGGCGGCCGCGGCGGTGTCCCGGGCAGCGGGCCGCGGCAGCGGATCGGTGATCGGCGGCAAGGTCGCGCTCAGGCTCGACCCCGAACTGCTCGGGCGGCTCGCCACGCACCTGGACGTCGTCCTCGTGTCGGCCACCAACGGCAAGACGACCACCACGCGCCTGATCGCCGAGGCGCTGCGGGCCAGCGGCCCGGTCGTCTCGAACGCGCTCGGTGCGAACATGCCCGCCGGAATCACCTCGGCGCTGGCCGGCGGCTCGGACGCCAGGTTCGGTGTGATCGAGGTCGACGAGAAGTACCTCGCGGGCGTCGCCCGTGACGTCGACCCCAAGGCGATCGCGCTGCTCAACCTCTCGCGCGACCAGCTGGACCGCGCCGCGGAGACCCGCATGCTCGCCGAGAAGTGGCGCGAGGGCCTGGCAGGATCCAAGGCCGTGATCATCGCCAACGCCGACGACCCGCTGGTCGTCTGGGCGGCCTCCTCCTCGCCGAACGTGGTGTGGGTGGCGGCGGGCCAGGAGTGGAAGGACGACGCCTGGTCGTGCCCGTCCTGCGGCGGCGTCATGCAGCGCCCCGGGGACGACTGGTTCTGCGGCGAGTGCGGCTTCCGCCGTCCGGCGCCCAGCTGGGTGCTCTCCGGCGACCACGTCCTCGACCCGCACGGCTCGGCGTGGCCGATCCACCTGCAGCTGCCTGGCCGGGCGAACAAGGCCAACGCCGCGTCGTCGGCCGCCGTGGCCGCCGTCTTCGGCGTGCCGCCGCAGGTCGCCCTGGAGCGTATGTACCAGGTGCAGGCGGTCGCGGGACGCTACGACGTCGTGCAGTTCCAGGGCCGTGACCTGCGACTGCTGCTGGCGAAGAACCCCGCGGGCTGGCTCGAAACGTTTTCGCTGATCGACCCGCCGCCGACCCCGGTGATCCTCTCCGTGAACGCGCGCGGCGCCGACGGCACGGACACCTCCTGGCTCTGGGACGTCGACTACACCCGGCTCGCCGGTCACCCGATCTTCGTGCTCGGCGACCGCAAGCTGGACCTCGCCGTGCGCCTCGAAGTGGCGGGCCTGGACTTCCGGGTCTGCGAGAGCGTCGACGAGGCGGTGCAGTTCGCCCCGCCGGGACGCATCGAGACGATCGCGAACTACACCGCGTTCCAGGACCTTCGCCGCCGCGTCGGCAACTGA
- a CDS encoding type 1 glutamine amidotransferase, with protein sequence MSDNSLRLVWVYPDLLSTYGDQGNALVVERRARQRGLQVERYDVRSDQPVPTSGDIYLIGGGEDRPQRLAAERLRRDGGLQRAVGNGAIVFSVCAGYQILGNEFINDLGQREPGLGLLDVVSTRGEGDRCVGDVLADIDPQLGLPPLTGFENHQGITHVGPAARPLARVTLGRGNGTGDGTEGAYNGTVFGTYMHGPVLARNPLIADLLLKLALDVNALPPTDDRWYDALRNERINAAQQPA encoded by the coding sequence ATGAGCGACAACAGCCTGCGGCTGGTGTGGGTCTACCCCGACCTGCTGAGCACGTACGGAGACCAGGGCAACGCCCTGGTCGTGGAGCGCCGGGCGCGTCAGCGCGGCCTCCAGGTCGAGCGCTACGACGTGCGCAGCGACCAGCCGGTGCCCACCTCCGGCGACATCTACCTGATCGGCGGCGGCGAGGACCGCCCGCAGCGGCTCGCGGCCGAGCGGCTGCGCCGCGACGGCGGCCTGCAGCGCGCGGTCGGCAACGGAGCGATCGTCTTCTCGGTCTGCGCCGGCTACCAGATCCTCGGCAACGAGTTCATCAACGACCTGGGCCAGCGCGAGCCGGGCCTCGGCCTCCTCGACGTGGTCTCCACCCGCGGCGAGGGCGACCGGTGCGTCGGCGACGTGCTCGCCGACATCGACCCGCAGCTCGGCCTGCCGCCGCTGACCGGGTTCGAGAACCACCAGGGCATCACGCACGTCGGCCCGGCCGCGCGGCCGCTCGCCCGCGTGACGCTCGGCCGCGGCAACGGCACGGGCGACGGCACCGAGGGCGCGTACAACGGCACGGTCTTCGGTACGTACATGCACGGTCCTGTCCTCGCCCGCAACCCGCTCATCGCGGACCTGCTCCTGAAGCTGGCCCTCGACGTGAACGCGCTGCCGCCGACGGACGACCGCTGGTACGACGCGCTGCGCAACGAACGCATCAACGCCGCGCAGCAGCCCGCGTAA
- a CDS encoding 6-phosphofructokinase: MRIGVLTSGGDCPGLNAVIRSVVHRAVVDHGDEVIGFHDGWKGLLECDYRKLDLDAVGGILARGGTILGSSRVQPAHLRDGVERAKGHVAELGLDAIIPIGGEGTLKAARLLSDAGLPIVGVPKTIDNDIAVTDVTFGFDTAVGVATEALDRLKTTAESHQRVLIVEVMGRHTGWIALHSGMAAGAHAIVVPERPFDIEELAAKVGERFSAGKKFAIVVAAEGAKPREGSMKFDVGGKDVYGHERFAGIARQLSLELEQRLGKEARPVILGHVQRGGTPTAYDRVLATRFGWHAVEAVHRGEFGNMTALRGTDITMVPLAEAVETLKTVPEERYAEAECVL; the protein is encoded by the coding sequence ATGCGCATTGGTGTCCTGACCTCCGGCGGCGACTGCCCCGGTCTGAACGCCGTCATCCGCTCCGTCGTGCACCGCGCGGTGGTGGACCACGGCGACGAGGTCATCGGGTTCCACGACGGCTGGAAAGGCCTCCTGGAATGCGACTACCGCAAGCTGGACCTCGACGCGGTGGGCGGCATCCTCGCCCGCGGCGGCACCATCCTCGGCTCCTCGCGCGTCCAGCCCGCGCATCTGCGGGACGGCGTGGAGCGCGCCAAGGGGCACGTCGCCGAGCTCGGCCTCGACGCGATCATCCCGATCGGCGGCGAGGGCACCCTCAAGGCGGCCCGGCTCCTCTCCGACGCGGGCCTGCCCATCGTCGGCGTCCCCAAGACCATCGACAACGACATCGCCGTCACGGACGTCACCTTCGGCTTCGACACGGCCGTCGGCGTGGCGACGGAGGCCCTCGACCGGCTCAAGACCACCGCCGAGTCGCACCAGCGTGTGCTCATCGTCGAGGTGATGGGCCGGCACACCGGGTGGATCGCCCTGCACTCGGGCATGGCCGCGGGCGCGCACGCGATCGTCGTCCCCGAGCGCCCCTTCGACATCGAGGAGCTGGCCGCGAAGGTCGGCGAACGCTTCTCCGCGGGCAAGAAGTTCGCGATCGTCGTCGCCGCCGAGGGCGCCAAGCCCCGTGAGGGCTCCATGAAGTTCGACGTGGGCGGCAAGGACGTCTACGGCCACGAGCGGTTCGCGGGCATCGCCCGTCAACTCTCCCTCGAACTGGAGCAGCGCCTCGGCAAGGAGGCCCGTCCGGTCATCCTCGGCCACGTCCAGCGCGGCGGCACCCCCACCGCGTACGACCGCGTCCTCGCGACCCGCTTCGGCTGGCACGCCGTGGAGGCCGTGCACCGCGGCGAGTTCGGCAACATGACGGCACTGCGCGGCACGGACATCACGATGGTGCCGCTCGCGGAGGCCGTGGAGACGCTGAAGACGGTGCCCGAGGAGCGGTACGCCGAAGCGGAGTGCGTGCTGTAG
- a CDS encoding cytochrome c oxidase assembly protein: protein MDHSGHGMNMDLPPFTLGRGLELSADPFFLIGCLVALALYGWGVARLVRRGDKWPVGRTVSFVIGILTVLLVMCTKLNDYGMVMFSVHMVQHMVISMLSPILLLLGAPITLALRALPAAGRGHKGPREWLLWLLHSRYVKIITHPAFTIPLFIASLYALYFTPLFDTLMGSKAGHIGMMVHFLAVGLVFFWPIMGVDPGPHRPGYIMRMLELFAGMPFHAFFGIALMMASQPMIGTYMHPPASLGIDALADQEAAGGIAWAFSEIPSVVVLVALLFQWRRSDDREARRKDRAADRDGDKELEAYNAYLASLAARGR from the coding sequence ATGGATCACAGCGGGCACGGCATGAACATGGATCTGCCGCCGTTCACGCTGGGGCGAGGCCTCGAGCTGTCGGCCGACCCCTTCTTCCTCATCGGCTGCCTGGTGGCCCTCGCCCTGTACGGGTGGGGCGTGGCGCGGCTCGTGCGGCGCGGCGACAAGTGGCCGGTCGGCCGCACGGTCTCGTTCGTGATCGGCATCCTGACCGTGCTCCTGGTGATGTGCACCAAGCTCAACGACTACGGCATGGTCATGTTCAGCGTGCACATGGTGCAGCACATGGTGATCAGCATGCTGTCGCCGATCCTGCTGTTGCTCGGCGCGCCGATCACGCTGGCGCTGCGTGCGCTGCCCGCGGCGGGGCGCGGCCACAAGGGTCCGCGCGAGTGGCTCCTCTGGCTCCTCCACAGCCGCTACGTCAAGATCATCACGCATCCCGCGTTCACGATCCCGCTGTTCATCGCGAGCCTGTACGCGCTCTACTTCACGCCGCTCTTCGACACGCTGATGGGTTCCAAGGCGGGCCACATCGGGATGATGGTCCACTTCCTCGCCGTCGGCCTCGTCTTCTTCTGGCCGATCATGGGCGTCGACCCGGGACCGCACCGCCCCGGCTACATCATGCGGATGCTGGAGCTGTTCGCGGGCATGCCGTTCCACGCGTTCTTCGGCATCGCGCTGATGATGGCGAGCCAGCCGATGATCGGCACGTACATGCACCCGCCCGCCTCGCTCGGCATCGACGCGCTCGCCGACCAGGAGGCCGCGGGCGGCATCGCCTGGGCGTTCAGCGAGATCCCGTCCGTGGTCGTCCTGGTCGCCCTGCTCTTCCAGTGGCGGCGCTCCGACGACCGCGAGGCGCGCCGCAAGGACCGCGCCGCGGACCGCGACGGCGACAAGGAGCTGGAGGCGTACAACGCCTATCTGGCCTCACTGGCCGCTCGCGGACGCTAG
- a CDS encoding SSI family serine proteinase inhibitor, whose translation MRSLPLVAATALLALGGLVPAHAADPAAPAPKRGLFLTVSGAENTWVRGVLLHCVPEPAGAHPQAAMACGAVALAKGDFDRLPDDPHACTKEFDPVTATATGSYKGKEVTWRKTYPNACALDADTGHVFRF comes from the coding sequence ATGCGCTCGCTCCCCCTCGTGGCCGCCACCGCCCTGCTGGCTCTCGGCGGGCTCGTGCCCGCCCATGCCGCCGACCCCGCCGCGCCCGCCCCGAAGCGCGGGCTCTTCCTCACCGTCTCGGGCGCCGAGAACACCTGGGTGCGCGGCGTGCTGCTGCACTGCGTGCCCGAACCCGCCGGGGCGCATCCGCAGGCGGCCATGGCGTGCGGGGCGGTCGCTCTGGCCAAGGGCGACTTCGACCGGCTGCCGGATGACCCGCACGCCTGCACGAAGGAATTCGACCCGGTCACGGCTACGGCGACCGGGTCCTACAAGGGCAAGGAGGTCACCTGGCGCAAGACATACCCGAACGCCTGCGCCCTGGACGCGGACACGGGCCACGTGTTCCGCTTCTGA
- a CDS encoding lysophospholipid acyltransferase family protein, with amino-acid sequence MFYLLLKHVILGPLLRLMFRPRIEGLEHVPDGGAAIVAGNHLSFSDHFLMPAIIKRRITFLAKAEYFTGPGLKGRLTAAFFRSAGQIPVDRSGKEAGQAAIREGLGVLRKGELLGIYPEGTRSHDGRLYKGKVGVAAMALKAQVPVVPCAMIGTFEAQPPGRKFPKFKRVTIRFGEPLDFTRYVGMDGEKAVLRAVTDEIMYAILGLSGQEYVDKYAAVVKAEEAAEAERERAAAGGKEPRRRPRMPLS; translated from the coding sequence ATGTTCTACCTACTGCTGAAGCACGTGATCCTCGGCCCGCTGCTCCGGCTGATGTTCCGGCCCAGAATCGAGGGCCTGGAGCATGTGCCGGACGGCGGCGCGGCAATCGTCGCGGGGAACCACCTGTCGTTCTCCGACCACTTCCTGATGCCGGCGATCATCAAGCGCCGCATCACGTTCCTCGCGAAGGCCGAGTACTTCACCGGGCCGGGACTCAAGGGCCGTCTGACGGCCGCGTTCTTCCGCAGCGCCGGACAGATCCCGGTGGACCGCTCCGGCAAGGAGGCGGGCCAGGCGGCGATCCGCGAGGGCCTCGGCGTGCTGCGCAAGGGCGAGCTGCTCGGCATCTACCCGGAGGGCACCCGCTCCCACGACGGACGCCTCTACAAGGGCAAGGTCGGGGTGGCGGCGATGGCGCTCAAGGCGCAGGTGCCGGTCGTCCCGTGCGCCATGATCGGCACGTTCGAGGCGCAGCCGCCCGGCCGGAAGTTCCCCAAGTTCAAGCGGGTGACGATTCGTTTCGGCGAGCCGCTCGACTTCACGCGCTACGTCGGGATGGACGGTGAGAAGGCCGTCCTGCGAGCCGTCACCGACGAGATCATGTACGCGATCCTCGGGCTCTCCGGGCAGGAGTACGTCGACAAGTACGCGGCCGTCGTGAAGGCGGAGGAGGCGGCGGAAGCGGAACGCGAGCGCGCGGCGGCGGGGGGCAAGGAGCCGCGACGGCGGCCTCGGATGCCGCTGAGCTGA
- a CDS encoding NAD-dependent epimerase/dehydratase family protein, giving the protein MKSALVIGATGQIGRVAVRALAEDGWAVRAASRGAGRDERWPGDVRAVRLDREDDAALAGALGDGVDLVVDMVAFTAAHARQYVEYADRIGSAVVLSSGAVYADGRGRGFDTQDEPDGFPAYPVPIPESQPTVEPGDATYGTRKIGIERDLLALGDTLPVTLLRAGAIYGPYCPAPRELYFVKRNLDKRRTRVLTHGGRSRFHPVSVHNIAELVRLAAARPGSRVLNAADPEASTVAEIGAAIDRVMGFESETVTVPGEAPAPNVGVTPWSTAHPVVYDMSAAERELGYRAVTSYVDALEETVDWLTSRLGDRDWREVFPRMAANYDRSVDLFDYAAEDAWLAGDRIS; this is encoded by the coding sequence ATGAAGAGCGCATTGGTGATCGGAGCGACGGGACAGATCGGGCGCGTCGCGGTGCGGGCCCTCGCCGAGGACGGCTGGGCGGTCCGGGCCGCGTCGCGGGGCGCGGGCCGCGACGAACGGTGGCCCGGGGACGTACGAGCGGTGCGGCTCGACCGGGAGGACGACGCGGCGCTCGCGGGCGCGCTCGGCGACGGTGTGGACCTCGTGGTCGACATGGTGGCGTTCACGGCCGCGCACGCCCGGCAGTACGTGGAGTACGCGGACCGGATCGGGTCGGCCGTGGTGCTGTCCAGCGGGGCGGTCTACGCGGACGGGCGGGGCCGCGGCTTCGACACCCAGGACGAGCCCGACGGCTTCCCCGCGTACCCCGTGCCGATCCCGGAGAGCCAGCCCACGGTCGAGCCAGGCGACGCGACGTACGGCACCCGCAAGATCGGCATCGAGCGGGACCTCCTGGCGCTCGGCGACACGCTGCCGGTGACACTGTTGCGGGCCGGCGCGATCTACGGCCCGTACTGTCCCGCACCGCGCGAGCTGTACTTCGTGAAGCGGAACCTGGACAAGCGGCGCACGCGCGTCCTCACCCACGGAGGACGCAGCCGCTTCCACCCGGTGAGCGTGCACAACATCGCGGAGCTCGTCCGTCTCGCGGCCGCGCGCCCCGGTTCCCGGGTCCTCAACGCGGCCGATCCGGAGGCGTCCACGGTCGCGGAGATCGGCGCGGCGATCGACCGCGTGATGGGGTTCGAGAGCGAGACGGTGACGGTGCCCGGCGAGGCCCCCGCCCCGAACGTCGGTGTCACCCCGTGGAGCACGGCGCATCCGGTCGTCTACGACATGTCGGCGGCGGAGCGGGAGCTGGGGTACCGCGCCGTGACGTCGTACGTCGACGCCCTGGAGGAGACGGTCGACTGGCTCACGAGCCGCCTGGGCGACCGCGACTGGCGCGAGGTGTTCCCGAGGATGGCGGCGAACTACGACCGGTCGGTCGACCTGTTCGACTACGCGGCGGAGGACGCGTGGCTGGCGGGAGACCGGATCTCCTGA
- a CDS encoding alpha/beta hydrolase, whose translation MCGRPDLRRTPGTRRRTAVFGSAGALVAATLIAGAVAAPTANADAASTPRTDAARSGKDREMRGAVLAAQRAAKSGIDWRDCPADWGLEKPIQCGWVTVPVDYAKPDGKKIKIAVDRIGSTGTKDERQGALVYNPGGPGGSGMRFPRRVTTKNKLWEKTSKAYDFVGFDPRGVGHSAPISCVDPQEFVKAPKLDPIPDSEADKRAQRKLAAEYADGCQERSGDMLPHMTTPNTARDLDVIRAALGEKKLNFLGVSYGTYLGAVYSTLYPTHVRRMIFDSVVNPRTDKIWYEVNLDQDVAFEKRLIDWMTWVAKNDSAFHLGGTYTEVRAQWEKLRATAKKQPLNGVVGPAELQSYFQNAPYYDSYWVEIATNWSKYVAGDPKPLIDAASPDLSDTAGNIASENGNAVYTAVECADAKWPRSWKKWDRDNTRIHKTSPFMTWGNAWMNLPCATWSSKQQRPIEVGTHKGLPKTLIMQSTRDAATPYPGAVELHKRLKGSRLVTEKDAGSHGITNLANPCLNTRVDAYLLTGEVDASDVTCGPHATPKP comes from the coding sequence ATGTGCGGGAGGCCCGACTTGAGAAGGACCCCAGGGACCAGACGGCGGACGGCGGTGTTCGGATCCGCGGGGGCCCTCGTCGCGGCGACGCTGATAGCCGGTGCCGTCGCAGCCCCGACGGCGAACGCCGACGCCGCTTCGACGCCGCGGACCGACGCGGCCCGCTCCGGCAAGGACCGTGAGATGCGCGGCGCCGTCCTCGCCGCGCAGCGCGCCGCGAAGTCCGGCATCGACTGGCGGGACTGCCCCGCCGACTGGGGGCTCGAGAAGCCCATCCAGTGCGGCTGGGTCACCGTCCCCGTCGACTACGCCAAGCCCGACGGCAAGAAGATCAAGATCGCCGTCGACCGCATCGGCAGCACCGGCACCAAGGACGAGCGACAGGGCGCCCTCGTCTACAACCCCGGTGGCCCCGGCGGCTCCGGCATGCGCTTCCCGCGCCGTGTCACCACCAAGAACAAGCTCTGGGAGAAGACCTCCAAGGCGTACGACTTCGTGGGCTTCGACCCGCGCGGCGTCGGCCACTCCGCGCCCATATCCTGCGTCGACCCGCAGGAGTTCGTGAAGGCGCCCAAGCTGGACCCGATTCCCGACAGCGAGGCCGACAAGCGCGCCCAGCGCAAGCTCGCCGCCGAGTACGCCGACGGCTGCCAGGAGCGCAGCGGCGACATGCTGCCGCACATGACGACGCCCAACACCGCACGCGACCTGGACGTGATCCGCGCCGCGCTCGGCGAGAAGAAGCTGAACTTCCTCGGTGTCTCCTACGGCACCTACCTGGGCGCGGTCTACAGCACCCTCTACCCGACGCACGTGCGCCGCATGATCTTCGACTCCGTCGTCAACCCGCGCACGGACAAGATCTGGTACGAGGTCAACCTCGACCAGGACGTCGCCTTCGAGAAGCGCCTCATCGACTGGATGACGTGGGTCGCGAAGAACGACTCCGCCTTCCACCTCGGCGGCACCTACACCGAGGTCCGCGCCCAGTGGGAGAAGCTGCGCGCCACCGCCAAGAAGCAGCCCCTGAACGGCGTCGTCGGCCCGGCCGAGCTGCAGTCGTACTTCCAGAACGCGCCGTACTACGACTCGTACTGGGTCGAGATCGCCACGAACTGGAGCAAGTACGTCGCCGGCGACCCGAAGCCCCTCATCGATGCGGCGAGCCCCGACCTCTCCGACACCGCGGGCAACATCGCGAGCGAGAACGGCAACGCCGTCTACACCGCCGTCGAGTGCGCCGACGCCAAGTGGCCGCGCAGCTGGAAGAAGTGGGACCGCGACAACACCCGCATCCACAAGACCAGCCCCTTCATGACCTGGGGCAACGCCTGGATGAACCTGCCCTGCGCGACCTGGTCGAGCAAGCAGCAGCGTCCGATCGAGGTCGGGACCCACAAGGGTCTGCCGAAGACGCTGATCATGCAGTCCACGCGTGACGCCGCCACGCCGTACCCGGGCGCCGTCGAGCTGCACAAGCGCCTCAAGGGCTCCCGCCTGGTGACGGAGAAGGACGCCGGTTCCCACGGCATCACCAACCTCGCCAACCCGTGCCTGAACACCCGCGTCGACGCCTACCTGTTGACCGGCGAGGTCGACGCGTCCGACGTCACCTGCGGCCCGCACGCCACGCCCAAGCCGTAA
- a CDS encoding NAD(P)H-dependent flavin oxidoreductase, which produces MSVLSTRLTEKYAVPHPFVCAGMGIVGGNPELAVAVAEAGGIGAVGAAFMPPDVLRQTIHEVRKGVGRAPFHINLITYFDNSEHVSVCAEEQVPIVSYHWGHPPAEQLEQLRAAGVSVWEQVGSADAARRAVDDGVEAVVAQGWEAGGHNFGGLPTMVGVPAVVDAVGDRALVLAAGGITDGRQVAAALCLGADGVWVGTRMAATREAQVHPEHHRRLVAALGEDTVLTAIFGPEWPEFNPMRVQRDRVVAEWHDRLAEVPSARDALEQVGTTVLQGEETVLRKFNVLPPVPATEADWEEMPWLMGQGVGLIHDIRPAGDVVHEMMGQAEEVLTGRRQR; this is translated from the coding sequence ATGAGTGTGCTGTCGACCAGGCTCACCGAGAAGTACGCCGTCCCCCATCCGTTCGTCTGCGCCGGGATGGGCATCGTCGGCGGCAACCCCGAACTGGCGGTGGCCGTCGCCGAGGCGGGGGGTATCGGCGCGGTGGGAGCCGCTTTCATGCCCCCGGACGTCCTGCGGCAGACCATCCACGAGGTACGCAAGGGCGTCGGGCGTGCACCGTTCCACATCAACCTGATCACGTACTTCGACAACTCCGAGCACGTCTCCGTCTGCGCCGAGGAGCAGGTGCCGATCGTCTCGTACCACTGGGGCCACCCACCGGCCGAACAGCTCGAACAGCTCCGTGCGGCAGGGGTTTCGGTGTGGGAGCAGGTGGGCTCCGCCGACGCGGCCAGGCGTGCCGTCGACGACGGTGTGGAGGCGGTCGTCGCGCAGGGCTGGGAGGCCGGCGGGCACAACTTCGGCGGGCTGCCCACCATGGTCGGTGTGCCCGCCGTCGTCGACGCGGTGGGAGATCGCGCGCTGGTCCTCGCCGCGGGCGGCATCACCGACGGCCGCCAGGTCGCCGCGGCCCTCTGTCTGGGCGCCGACGGCGTCTGGGTGGGCACGCGCATGGCCGCCACGCGTGAGGCGCAGGTGCATCCGGAGCACCATCGTCGCCTCGTCGCGGCCCTGGGCGAGGACACGGTGCTCACCGCGATCTTCGGCCCCGAGTGGCCGGAGTTCAACCCGATGCGGGTGCAGCGCGACCGCGTGGTGGCCGAGTGGCACGACCGTCTCGCCGAAGTGCCGAGCGCCCGCGACGCGCTGGAACAGGTGGGCACGACCGTCCTTCAGGGCGAGGAGACCGTGCTGCGCAAGTTCAACGTACTGCCGCCCGTGCCGGCGACCGAGGCGGACTGGGAGGAGATGCCCTGGCTGATGGGCCAGGGCGTCGGCCTCATCCACGACATCAGGCCCGCCGGCGACGTCGTCCACGAGATGATGGGGCAGGCCGAGGAGGTGCTGACGGGGCGTCGGCAGCGGTGA